One part of the Rhodococcus oxybenzonivorans genome encodes these proteins:
- a CDS encoding phytanoyl-CoA dioxygenase family protein yields MDESVRQAFRNDGAVLIEDCLDETQLAQCHEAFMWAVDNPGPHVFRPLDGTELRTHIDNANPLAKDRLDELVSSLPFGKLFADLWGSEHVWYFAEEIFLKQGGTSGRGPWHQDTANLPWEGRHWGNAWISFQSLPKQNSLEIVRGSHRGIQYDGASFLNPDDPTEPLYGDGTYPRLPDIEAERAVDPDAYDVLSWAIDPGDVLVLHPRSLHGGAPVDAATPDRHTLVLRFFGDDATFRTLPDANPNYARNGVLFADEMAKLNEGEPFRSPIFRQLL; encoded by the coding sequence ATGGATGAGTCAGTGCGCCAGGCATTTCGGAACGACGGAGCCGTCCTCATCGAGGACTGCCTCGACGAAACGCAGTTGGCGCAGTGCCATGAAGCGTTCATGTGGGCCGTCGACAATCCCGGCCCCCACGTCTTCCGTCCCCTCGACGGGACCGAACTGCGCACCCACATCGACAATGCCAACCCCCTCGCCAAGGATCGACTGGACGAGCTGGTGTCGTCGCTACCGTTCGGGAAACTGTTCGCCGACCTATGGGGCTCGGAACACGTCTGGTACTTCGCCGAGGAGATCTTCCTCAAACAGGGTGGGACGAGCGGCCGCGGACCGTGGCATCAGGACACCGCCAACCTGCCGTGGGAAGGCCGACACTGGGGCAACGCCTGGATCTCCTTTCAGTCTCTCCCCAAACAGAATTCGCTCGAGATCGTCCGCGGCTCCCACCGCGGTATCCAGTACGACGGGGCCAGCTTCTTGAACCCCGACGACCCCACCGAACCGCTCTACGGCGACGGCACCTACCCTCGTCTGCCGGACATCGAAGCCGAACGCGCGGTCGACCCCGACGCCTACGACGTGCTCTCCTGGGCCATCGACCCCGGCGATGTCCTTGTCCTACATCCTCGCTCACTCCACGGCGGCGCCCCCGTCGACGCAGCCACCCCGGACCGCCACACACTGGTGCTGCGCTTCTTCGGCGACGACGCCACCTTCCGCACGCTTCCGGACGCGAACCCGAACTACGCCCGCAACGGAGTCCTCTTCGCCGACGAGATGGCGAAGCTGAACGAGGGTGAGCCCTTTCGCTCCCCCATCTT
- a CDS encoding phytanoyl-CoA dioxygenase family protein — translation MIDEATKQQFREDGAALIKNWLNPQQMDEIHEAFLWSVANPGPHVFNRLDGTELQTHIDNANPRAKDKFDDLVARMPFADLYAELWGSEHVWYYAEEVFVKDGGASGRGPWHQDTSVMPLAGEHWGNAWISFQSLPKKNSLEIIRASHHGVRYDGASFSNADDPTDPAFGDGTLPRLPHIDRDLAQDPNSWDVMSWAVEPGDIVALHPSSLHGGAGVDQETPTRHTLVLRFFGDDATFRVLPESNPRYARNGFLFTEEMAKLNDGDPFRSPIFRQLR, via the coding sequence ATGATCGACGAGGCAACCAAACAGCAGTTCCGCGAAGACGGGGCGGCGCTGATCAAGAACTGGCTGAATCCGCAGCAGATGGACGAGATCCACGAGGCATTTCTCTGGAGCGTCGCCAACCCTGGTCCGCACGTGTTCAACCGGCTTGACGGTACCGAGCTGCAGACGCACATTGACAACGCGAACCCGCGCGCCAAGGACAAGTTCGACGACCTCGTCGCCCGGATGCCCTTCGCGGATCTTTACGCCGAACTCTGGGGTTCGGAACACGTTTGGTACTACGCAGAAGAGGTGTTCGTCAAGGACGGCGGGGCCAGCGGCCGCGGTCCATGGCACCAGGACACCTCGGTGATGCCGCTGGCCGGAGAACATTGGGGCAACGCCTGGATCAGCTTCCAAAGCCTTCCCAAGAAAAACTCCCTGGAGATCATTCGCGCCAGCCACCACGGAGTCAGGTACGACGGCGCCAGCTTCTCGAACGCCGACGACCCGACCGACCCGGCCTTCGGCGACGGCACGCTGCCCCGCCTGCCGCACATCGACCGCGACCTCGCCCAGGATCCCAATTCTTGGGATGTCATGTCGTGGGCGGTCGAGCCCGGCGACATCGTCGCATTGCACCCCTCGTCGCTGCACGGTGGTGCGGGGGTAGATCAGGAGACCCCGACGCGACACACCCTGGTGCTCCGATTCTTCGGTGACGACGCGACTTTCCGTGTTCTGCCCGAATCGAACCCGCGCTACGCCCGCAACGGGTTCTTGTTCACGGAGGAGATGGCCAAGCTCAATGACGGTGACCCGTTCCGCTCGCCGATCTTCCGCCAGCTCCGATGA
- a CDS encoding bifunctional DNA primase/polymerase → MTTLAEPMVAHALSYARSGIPVFPGEDKTPLTPNGFKAATTDADMVRDYWGRFPDANVLGCPPVGTVLVDLDRARAKPGEVLTDEMKKDRSGLIRMVNLQNQYGRLPATRCARTGGNGLHIWFGCEGPFVAKPFPGIDIKVGATGYVVLPPSLHASGRRYEWLSTAPIARCPRWLRDLIVKKPHVPRPVPERKQVGGSGEGLVNTVLSAQEGGRNSALHWAACRAHENGILDDIEQDLVGAGLSIGLDVREIDSTIRSARGGA, encoded by the coding sequence ATGACCACTCTAGCAGAACCGATGGTGGCCCACGCGCTTTCGTACGCGCGGTCGGGCATCCCGGTCTTCCCCGGCGAGGATAAGACCCCGCTCACCCCAAATGGCTTCAAAGCCGCCACCACTGACGCCGACATGGTTCGCGACTACTGGGGACGGTTCCCCGACGCGAATGTTCTCGGCTGCCCACCCGTCGGCACCGTGCTCGTCGACCTGGACCGTGCGCGCGCGAAGCCCGGTGAAGTTCTCACTGATGAGATGAAGAAGGACCGGTCCGGTCTGATTCGAATGGTCAACCTGCAGAACCAGTACGGCCGTCTCCCAGCAACGCGGTGCGCAAGGACTGGCGGAAACGGCCTGCACATCTGGTTCGGCTGCGAGGGACCGTTCGTCGCCAAGCCGTTCCCCGGTATAGACATCAAGGTCGGCGCGACAGGGTATGTGGTGTTGCCGCCGTCCCTGCATGCGAGCGGACGCCGGTACGAATGGCTTTCTACTGCACCGATAGCACGTTGCCCCCGGTGGCTCCGTGACCTGATCGTCAAGAAGCCCCATGTGCCGCGTCCTGTGCCCGAACGTAAGCAGGTCGGTGGTTCGGGTGAGGGGTTGGTGAACACGGTCCTCAGCGCGCAGGAAGGGGGGCGTAACAGTGCCCTCCATTGGGCTGCATGCCGTGCACACGAGAACGGGATCCTCGACGACATCGAACAGGATCTCGTAGGTGCAGGACTGAGCATCGGTCTCGATGTCCGCGAGATTGATTCCACGATCCGCTCTGCACGAGGTGGTGCCTGA
- a CDS encoding NAD(P)/FAD-dependent oxidoreductase has translation MKTLTSPMKYYPSTGWVDRPTHLEAPVEGEHHCDIAVVGGGVGGMLTVLRLAEHGRDVTLLESDLCGWGASARNAGYLSSTVGSDPRILAKYYAGRFHGLVRFADSAVHFTEDLMDHHSIDCDYEQTGILASAVTPSQLEAVKAGARILIDAGIDSEIVDGRDMGVPDAFLGGIYARIGGIMNPGKFALGLRDAVLASAITTFEQSRVLDVKDTGDSVTLDTSSGRVHANQVVLTNNAHAKELSITPRWLSTPVQVTAIETEQVAPSLLDAAGWTSRTPMVTRHMVMESYRTTPRGTIVVTTRKLKMSRGKITDRQPEQAIVADLIRAFRTRFPTLHDVQPAKAWAGWIGITPSVLPVAGYASPRVIYNSACNGHGLAQAPYLGSLVADYICGKGMHDHLKAVWRAKPKFAPGLVNSQTLQLAWLADRLTDRRG, from the coding sequence ATGAAGACTCTCACATCGCCGATGAAGTACTACCCGAGCACGGGCTGGGTCGACCGTCCCACTCATCTCGAGGCGCCCGTTGAGGGCGAGCACCACTGTGACATCGCCGTGGTCGGCGGCGGCGTGGGCGGCATGCTCACGGTGCTGCGCCTGGCCGAGCACGGCCGCGACGTCACCCTGCTCGAATCCGACCTCTGCGGTTGGGGTGCGAGCGCACGCAATGCGGGCTACCTATCGAGCACCGTGGGAAGCGACCCGCGCATCCTCGCGAAATACTACGCGGGTCGTTTCCATGGCCTGGTGCGCTTCGCCGACTCGGCGGTTCACTTCACCGAAGACCTGATGGACCACCATTCGATCGACTGCGACTACGAGCAAACCGGCATTCTCGCTTCTGCCGTGACACCGTCCCAGCTCGAGGCGGTGAAAGCCGGCGCCCGGATACTCATCGACGCCGGCATAGACTCGGAGATCGTCGACGGTCGTGACATGGGCGTTCCGGATGCCTTCCTGGGCGGCATCTACGCACGCATCGGTGGGATCATGAATCCGGGCAAATTCGCTCTCGGTCTGCGCGATGCCGTCCTGGCCTCGGCTATCACAACATTCGAGCAGAGTCGGGTCCTCGACGTCAAAGACACGGGTGACTCGGTCACACTCGATACGTCCAGTGGTCGCGTCCACGCCAACCAGGTGGTGCTGACGAACAACGCTCATGCGAAAGAACTATCGATCACACCCCGATGGCTCTCCACCCCCGTGCAGGTGACCGCCATCGAGACCGAGCAGGTGGCACCAAGCCTTCTCGATGCGGCCGGCTGGACGAGCCGCACCCCGATGGTGACCAGGCACATGGTGATGGAAAGCTACCGAACGACACCGCGCGGCACGATTGTCGTCACCACCCGCAAACTAAAGATGTCGCGCGGAAAGATCACCGATCGCCAGCCCGAGCAGGCGATCGTCGCCGATCTGATACGAGCATTTCGTACGCGTTTTCCCACATTGCACGATGTTCAACCGGCGAAGGCGTGGGCCGGATGGATCGGCATCACTCCGTCGGTCTTGCCGGTGGCCGGATATGCGTCTCCTCGCGTCATCTACAACAGCGCGTGCAACGGCCACGGTCTGGCTCAAGCACCATATCTCGGAAGTCTCGTCGCCGATTACATCTGCGGCAAAGGCATGCACGACCACCTGAAGGCCGTGTGGCGGGCAAAACCGAAGTTCGCGCCCGGACTCGTCAATTCGCAGACACTCCAGCTGGCATGGCTAGCGGACCGGCTCACCGACCGTCGCGGCTGA
- a CDS encoding excisionase family DNA-binding protein, with amino-acid sequence MQNKLNTITETLDRVAVSRSKLYELMDAGDIRSVKVGKRRLISDAAINDWIAGLEAKSGNAA; translated from the coding sequence ATGCAGAACAAGCTGAATACCATCACAGAAACCCTCGATCGTGTGGCTGTGAGCCGCTCGAAGCTGTACGAACTGATGGATGCTGGCGACATTCGGTCGGTCAAGGTCGGGAAGCGGCGACTGATCTCGGATGCCGCGATCAATGACTGGATTGCTGGCCTTGAGGCCAAGAGCGGTAACGCAGCGTGA
- a CDS encoding RidA family protein, which yields MKRKTINLDTTRATYERLHFSQATQAENLIWVSGQVGIDRATGEIPEDPQAQARLAFEGVKEVLEEAGSSLENVVELTTFHTDLQGDGPGFAAVKDQYIGEPYPSWTGVGVTQLARPEFVVEIRVVALAGD from the coding sequence ATGAAGCGCAAAACCATCAACCTCGACACCACCCGGGCCACCTACGAGCGACTGCATTTTTCACAAGCGACCCAGGCCGAGAACCTCATCTGGGTGTCCGGGCAAGTGGGCATCGACCGTGCCACAGGAGAGATTCCCGAAGATCCGCAGGCTCAGGCGCGACTGGCGTTCGAAGGCGTCAAAGAGGTTCTTGAAGAAGCGGGTTCGTCTTTGGAGAACGTCGTCGAGTTGACGACGTTTCACACCGATTTGCAAGGTGACGGTCCGGGTTTTGCCGCAGTGAAAGATCAGTACATCGGCGAGCCGTACCCGTCGTGGACCGGAGTCGGCGTCACTCAGCTCGCGCGGCCGGAGTTCGTCGTCGAGATTCGCGTCGTCGCACTCGCGGGAGACTGA
- a CDS encoding HNH endonuclease: MTWTGNGGRTSTAAHRQRRRRVLERDNHQCQIRGPKCIGTATECDHIINVKAFGNQPELAESDENCRAVCNPCHANKSALEGVQARAKRRAKLKLPVQKHPGLR; the protein is encoded by the coding sequence ATGACATGGACCGGCAACGGTGGCCGCACCAGCACCGCCGCACACAGACAACGCCGCAGACGCGTACTCGAACGAGACAACCACCAATGCCAAATACGCGGACCCAAATGCATTGGCACAGCAACAGAATGCGACCACATCATCAACGTCAAAGCATTCGGGAACCAACCCGAACTAGCCGAGAGCGATGAAAACTGCCGCGCAGTATGCAACCCCTGTCACGCCAACAAATCTGCACTTGAAGGCGTCCAAGCCAGAGCCAAACGCAGAGCCAAGCTCAAGCTACCAGTCCAGAAGCACCCCGGACTCCGCTGA
- a CDS encoding helix-turn-helix domain-containing protein — protein sequence MLSLPERWLTLDEAARLVGRTPRTINSWAAAGHIRVRRTGSGRRFEFNELLDARDAARARREFGNWKPGPGRPPHPARPQIRTLLAEGQKPVDIAQQLNCSAYLVYRVRRELKGTT from the coding sequence ATGCTGAGCCTGCCCGAGCGGTGGCTGACGCTCGACGAAGCCGCCCGACTGGTAGGCCGCACACCACGCACGATCAACAGTTGGGCTGCCGCCGGCCATATACGGGTACGGCGCACAGGTTCCGGACGTCGATTCGAGTTCAACGAGTTACTCGACGCCCGTGATGCTGCGCGAGCCCGTAGGGAGTTCGGGAACTGGAAACCAGGACCCGGACGACCACCACATCCGGCTAGACCACAAATCCGCACGTTGTTGGCCGAAGGGCAGAAACCCGTCGACATCGCACAACAACTGAACTGCAGCGCGTATCTGGTTTACCGGGTGCGCCGAGAACTGAAAGGCACAACATGA
- a CDS encoding TetR/AcrR family transcriptional regulator, whose protein sequence is MLKKQTRQASGGGAEMAVRRGRPPGDPEVKRVELLKAATSTIAEEGYANASLRKVAQRAGYTTGAVTYYFANKEELVLALVESRFDRYDAMLEGIQAETAIEALFERWLRLTTSDPEFWPVMSELLAHARHDPALAAVYKQRYGRFREVYTSIIAAGQVRGTVRDDISADLLADQLSAMADGWALLFPLEPERFTPGRVRELVDAAVALIAPVPGARR, encoded by the coding sequence GTGCTGAAGAAGCAGACCCGACAAGCAAGCGGCGGCGGTGCCGAGATGGCGGTGCGTCGGGGTCGCCCGCCGGGTGACCCCGAGGTGAAGCGTGTGGAGTTGTTGAAGGCGGCGACATCGACGATCGCGGAGGAGGGCTACGCCAACGCGTCGTTGCGCAAGGTGGCCCAAAGGGCGGGATACACCACCGGGGCAGTGACGTACTACTTCGCCAACAAGGAGGAACTGGTCCTCGCGTTGGTCGAGAGCCGGTTCGACCGCTACGACGCGATGCTCGAGGGCATTCAAGCGGAAACCGCTATCGAGGCGCTGTTCGAACGCTGGCTGCGGCTGACCACCAGCGACCCCGAGTTCTGGCCCGTGATGTCCGAACTACTCGCCCACGCGCGACACGACCCGGCTCTCGCCGCGGTCTATAAGCAGCGCTACGGGCGGTTCCGTGAGGTGTACACCTCGATCATCGCGGCCGGGCAGGTGAGGGGCACCGTTCGGGACGACATTTCCGCGGACCTGCTCGCCGATCAGCTGAGCGCCATGGCCGACGGCTGGGCGTTGCTGTTCCCCCTCGAACCGGAGAGGTTCACCCCGGGCCGGGTTCGGGAACTTGTCGATGCCGCCGTCGCCTTGATTGCCCCGGTCCCGGGCGCGCGGCGCTAG